AATATCGGTCAGGTTATTACCTTGAGTGACATTTTCATTTCTCCTCTTGAGGACATGTACGCCGCGCCTCGCAATTTTGCAGCGCTTATCGAACAAGGGGCCCGAATACTGACAATACTCCTATAGGTACTTCGTCACAGACCTCCTTGATACCGATCTTCACAAACTGCTTCTTTCTAGACCACTGGAGAAGCAGTTCATCCAGTATTTCCTATATCAGATCCTGGTGCGTGCCAACCAGGCCTTTGCAATTGCTTACGACCCCAGCCCTGGCTAATAAGATTCAGCGGGGACTGAGATATATCCACTCAGCAGGTGTGGTTCACCGCGACCTTAAGCCCAGTAATATCCTCGTGAATGAGAATTGTGATCTCAAGATTTGCGATTTCGGACTGGCTCGTATCCAGGACCCGCAGATGACAGGATATGTTTCAACCAGATACTACCGTGCACCTGAAATCATGCTCACGTGGCGGAAGTATGATGCGGGAGTGGATATCTGGAGCGCAGCATGTATCTTTGCTGAGATGTTGGAGGGAAAGCCTCTGTTTCCCGGGAGAGATCAAGTTCATCAGTTCTCCCTTATTACAGGGCTTCTTGGTACCCCTCCCGACGATGTAATCGAGACTATTTGCAGTGAAAATGTAAGCAGGAGAAGCCTATATCCTGTTAGATAGGAAACAGCCTACTAACTGTAATCTTGCAACAGACTTTACAATTCGTCAAATCCCTACCCCAGCGGGAGCGCCAACCCTTGGGCAAGAAGTTCAGAAATGCCGACGCAGACGGTACGTGCCTTAACCCAGTCCATTGATCAGTCTGGCCTTAGATAATAATTCTATGCAGCTGTGGATCTTCTTGAGCGAATGCTTGTCTTTGCCCCGAAGGAGCGTATTCGCGCCGAGCAGGCGCTTGCGCATGAATACCTTGCCCCATACCACGATCCGACTGATGAGCCAGAGGCGGACAAGTTTGACTGGTCCTTTGATGATGCCGACTTGCCTGTGGATACTTGGAAGGCCATGATGTAAGTTTTCACTCTGTCCTCTGCCGTATGCTCTCATTTTGTACTGACTGTTCGGTTTTAGGTATTCGGAAATTTTGGATTTTCACAATCTCTGACTGTGAAACCCTGATATACAGATACGGAAAACTGCCCTGGTCGTGACCTCATCAAATAATATTTATCCAAAATACAGGCTGTGAACCTCAGGTGGCTAATAGAGCCTACCGTGTAGAGGAGAGGTACTAGTACCTATAATCCAGCCCCCATAGGCTGGGTGTACAGTCCGTTCCTCGTCCTTGGACTGAGTAATCAGGGAGTCGGTTAGCCTATCAGGACCCTCGACGCCGTCGATGTCTTCCACATAGCGAGACTTGATTCGTTCGCTCGTACTGCAGATCCGAAGGAACAACATTCTGGCGAGTCTGTTCTTCTGGCTCCCTTACTAAATGTGGGCTTCGCTGCGTACTAAACGTGGTCATAGAATCAATAGTTAACTAAATTAACCAGTTAACTGAACTGGCTAGAACTAAGATTTATTACCAAGCTGAAGGCACAATTTTCCGACCAAGATTTTTCCACGATAGTTTTTAATGCCATTGCGACCACTTCATGGGAATGGGTAGAATTTCTGATATCCATGGCCGAAAGCGATAGTGCTGTTCGTGGGTGTTGCTGTCAAATAAAGTCGATCGCTGTCATTAAATAGGACTGATTGAAAGGTGATCACCGATTGTAACTAATGGAACATGATGGAAACATGACTtcatataaataaatatagtaaccAATAGTATTGGACAGTAATGACCTAATCAAGCACTCATGCTTGTAACTATTATTGTCTATGTCCGAACTGTCCCAGCAACATTGGAAAGTTACATATATCTGTCGTGCAGGAGTTTCCGTTTCCCATGGATAAATCCCAGGATGATAAACACAAGGCTGTCCACGGCCACGAGGCGTAAGTATTGGTTGTTCCCTGGTTATCTACAGAAACTTTCAAATCCTCCGTGCTAATTTTGAAATTCAGCACCTTGCAAAATCCAAATACCTcaaaagaagcaaaacaatTTGCTCAAAATGTGCTTGACAATGAATTCGACAGTGAGCAGCCTTCTGAACAGGGTAATGGACTGAACAAAAGCACAAAGAGAAGAGTGCGGGATTGGAAGGGTCAGTATTACCTGGCTGAGATTGATTATCACCTATGCTAATCTACCAATGCAGTGCCCAACATAACCCTCATTTAACGCAGACCTGAATGTTGTGATCTAAGGCTTGATGAATTAGGAGATATACTCTGCTCGAAGATGCACTGAGCAGGAGCTTGCCCCAGTGTGTAAGTTGTTGGACGATATTGTTGAAGCCTTTGATTCAGGCGACATAGCACAGCTCAGCGCGCTACTTTCAAGTGTAAGGGTATCGCTCTCAACTCCCAAGCCCTATTCATAGTATTTCGTACATTCATGCATGCAAATGAACAGAATACTTCACGTTCATATCCACTGCTATAGGACACGCAGTAATTGATCCCGATGAATTGGTTTCCGGATACAGATGTGTTTTCAGAGCAACACCGCGTACTTTGAGAGGCGTATATGGCATCATAGACCGAGCTACATACTATGCACTCgttgttctggttctttttCCCTTATTGGCAGCCGGGGACGCGCCCAGCTCAAAAGTATAGGGTCGCATACCAGATCTGCTTTAAAGGCTTTTTAACACCAAGGCTGAGCGGTTTATGCGACCTCAGAAGACTAGAACTATTTAATGATCAAGATCATCGAAGGCCTTTGAgaaagattatatagaagTCAACTCATTACTGCCACTGTACTGCTGTGCGTCCTGAAATTGGCGTCATACCTATTGTCCTCGATTGATATTTGAACGCTAATCGCCGAGGGCCATTAATCCACAGCAATTTTCCGGAACTAACTGTCTAATAATTTGTTCTTGTTATTCATACAGCGATCGCATCATTAAGGAAGTATTCTGTGTAAACAAATTTCAACTCAAAAATGTCTATCCAGACTCATTGACAGCACCGTCCCGGTCCTATGCGTTCAAACCGGTCAGTCAATACCTAATGTCACAGCCTGCTCCAGTTGTTGCACCTGCCTTTAAATTAGAGCAATTCTTGCAGTTCGTGCAGTTTACCATGTTGGAGCAATTCTGGCAATTGGTACAGCTCGTCATGTTGGAACACTGCTCGCATTTTTCGCAGTTGCTGCAGTTGCTGCAGAATGAGCAGTCAATACAGTCCGTGCAATTGGAACACTGAAGTTTATAGTAAGCATTGCTCAGGAAGCGTTATTTAGTCATCTGATAAGGAATTGACGTAAATGGCGCAGAAACATACATTATGGCATCCTGTGAAGCGGCTTTTAGCATTGCCGACCTTTACTAAAATTTGTAGGCTCACCTCTGCAATTACGACagttgctgttgtttttaTTCCCTCTGAGGAAGACA
This sequence is a window from Aspergillus puulaauensis MK2 DNA, chromosome 6, nearly complete sequence. Protein-coding genes within it:
- the HOG1_2 gene encoding MAPK protein hog1 (COG:K;~EggNog:ENOG410PF8J;~InterPro:IPR017441,IPR008271,IPR003527,IPR000719, IPR011009;~PFAM:PF07714,PF00069;~go_function: GO:0004672 - protein kinase activity [Evidence IEA];~go_function: GO:0004707 - MAP kinase activity [Evidence IEA];~go_function: GO:0005524 - ATP binding [Evidence IEA];~go_process: GO:0006468 - protein phosphorylation [Evidence IEA]), translating into MNEFVRGQILGSTFEVTSRYTDLQPIGTGAFGLVCSATDQLTAQPVAVKKAVRPFSSPDISRRTYRELKLLKHLPHENVITLSDIFISPLEDMYFVTDLLDTDLHKLLLSRPLEKQFIQYFLYQILRGLRYIHSAGVVHRDLKPSNILVNENCDLKICDFGLARIQDPQMTGYVSTRYYRAPEIMLTWRKYDAGVDIWSAACIFAEMLEGKPLFPGRDQVHQFSLITGLLGTPPDDVIETICSENTLQFVKSLPQRERQPLGKKFRNADADAVDLLERMLVFAPKERIRAEQALAHEYLAPYHDPTDEPEADKFDWSFDDADLPVDTWKAMMYSEILDFHNL